ACGGACCAATGGGATGCGAAAATCGAAAGCATCAGGGGATCATCGAACAAGAAGAAACTTCTCTCCACACCTACCAAACCACAACATCTTCATAAAGATCATGTTCAAAACCCTGCAGGCTTGTCTCCACGACCACTCAATGCACACCCTGCAGCTGCAAGTACTCCTCCTGCAAAGATTGAAACTTTTGTGAAGGAATCAAGGGCGGTGGGAACGGGTTGTTTGCTGGAACATAAGCTGAAGGAGTTGGAGATGTTGGACATGAGCAATGTGGATCATGTTTTGGACATCGAAGAGGTTCTTCATTATTATTCTAAACTCACTTGTCCTGCCTATTTAGAAATTGTGGACAAGTTTTTCATGGAAATGTATTCGGAGTTTTTTGCTCCGACAGCAGCAACTCCGGCACGCAGCATCAATTCAAGCCTGCGGCCGAGGTCCGTGTGGTCCTAAACAAACTTTTGGAAATTTTAGAGATGGAAAACAAAGTTCTAGAAATCAAATCATTCCACTTGTGTTTGAACCTCTGATCAGTTCTTGCACTTTACATTGTATTCTTCTTATGTTAGCTTATGGTTGACATTTGTTTGTGTGTGTGACACCCTCTCTCTGAAATTCTGAATAATCTGATTTCTTGATTCATTCTTCTTTGATTCATACTAATGAATTTGACTTGCAATTCTGATTGTATATTTCTTcaatgttttagtattttagcATCATACTGAATTGGATTGATTTGGGTAACCCAAATTTTAACTTGTTgctttataaaagaaaatgcAAAAGGTAGTGGGAAAGCATATGCTGACAACGAATCTCTATTCTTCAATTTCTCTGCAATTATTTTCCACTTTTCTAGTTTGACTAAAGACTTTAACACTCCGCGAAAGCTCGTTTGACACTGCCATTAGAGCTTAAACATGTTCATATAATTAAAAGTGTTATGGCAACGATTGGAAGAATAACTCAAAACTGGATTTTAACAACACCATTTAGTGTCTTTTGGAAAATCATCAACAAGGTTATCATAACATGAGTTTATGAGTAGAAATGTTTTCTGGGGTAAACATTTTCAAACAGACCCTAACCTTTAATTCCTCATAAGACTAAGAGTGATTCTGGCTCTAAATGAATAACATATATTCTCCACAATACTGTCATAAATATCGCTCAATGATGCCTAATTTACCTATTTTTTTGTCTAATTATGCAGAACACGGTTGCAACAATTCATATTCATAAAGGCATTACCAATAGTCATTTTCTACTGGTCTATTTCTTTTCAATAATGTTGGAAGGATCTGATTTGGAATTTCCCACCCGATAACATATACAAATACATGGAAATCTGGCGGGACGAATATGGGTTGAATTTTCAGAGTTGTAAGTTGTAGCTTTAGATTATGGGCCATTTGACCAagacaacaaaaaaattgatgGGCTTAACATAGGATGGTGTTTCTGTTCTAATATGCCAACCCAATTTGTTTAATGGACCGGGCATCTCATCTCATTTTGTTGGTTACAGAAACATTAGCTCAAAAACTTTTGCTGGTTACAGTAACACTAGCCCAAATAACTTGAGCTGTACACGATAATTCGGTGTTTGACAATCTATTAAAAATTGGGGTGGTGGAAATCGAATTTGGGACCTCTTCCTACATCATGCAAAGAAATGCTAGACTAAGAGTTAGTTTATTAGCGTTAGACTTAAgaatgtactaatgaattgttttttttcttttacatgaGGTTAATATTGTTGATTATATGCCTAACCGTCATTTACACgaagaagattaaaaaattaagactaaaaaaacattttcttcaaaaaaaaaaaaaaaacatttttttttccaccgTTAATATCTTTCCACATGAAATGTTACttttgtaaaaagaaaaatttctatatataaaaaagtgtgaaaatgaTTTGTATTggaaagttttaaaaataaattgacaTTTATGATTTTCCCCAACACCTCACTATGTGTACGAGCAAAAAAATGAAGTATTATTCATTCCACATTTGCAAGTGTTTTGTTCTTCTTGGCAACCTTTATAACTAAACTTATCTTGTACTAAAACAATGCGAGTCCAGCACCATGTAAACATGTTATGGTGGCTTGTAGCAAGTGATTTTGATGTCTGGGTTTTACATTGTTtctaatgaagaaaaaaagtgaTAGAAAAATGAGGTCCCAATGGTGCGCTGATATTGCAGAATCTTGGATCTCTCCACTAAAACTTTGGTGGAACCCAACAAATATCACATCTTTCCAAACTATCTCATGAGTCATGAATGAACCAAGTTCCCTAGCAATATGAAATCCAAAAT
Above is a window of Malus sylvestris chromosome 15, drMalSylv7.2, whole genome shotgun sequence DNA encoding:
- the LOC126605316 gene encoding uncharacterized protein LOC126605316, encoding MLLRSSISHTKKFFQKTLGNLKNFFSARDYEKLPKSPTHYNNPFPYASASISAVDNMNHLHATTYKDLDKLYTDFTDQWDAKIESIRGSSNKKKLLSTPTKPQHLHKDHVQNPAGLSPRPLNAHPAAASTPPAKIETFVKESRAVGTGCLLEHKLKELEMLDMSNVDHVLDIEEVLHYYSKLTCPAYLEIVDKFFMEMYSEFFAPTAATPARSINSSLRPRSVWS